Within Calliopsis andreniformis isolate RMS-2024a chromosome 4, iyCalAndr_principal, whole genome shotgun sequence, the genomic segment AAGAAGAGTAAAAGTTGTGTACATTTAGTTAAGTTTTATATTTTTCCACATTCAGTCATTAATCGTTGGTAGGATTACATAGACAGTGTTTCTGCCAATAATACATATAATTATTAGCTATTTACTAATAATTTCATTGCAGATTTCTTTCttgattataaatatatactATTTGTAATCACGAGATAGGTAGGCTTGTTAAGTCAATAATATAGAGAAATATACCTACTGCGAACATACACATTGGTGAATTTAATCGTATCGATCATCACGATAGCCCACATGACTATCAATAAATTACGTCGATTTCGATTGACTTAAAAGTCAGAGAGGGCCAATCGAttgatttaaaatacaaaaaaatatttgtaaacTCACCTTAGAACAAAGTCGTCAATTATTACGAATAACGGTAAGGTGATTATAGAATGATGTAGTTTCGATCCTACCAACCATTAGATCAAATCAGACGTATGTACCTAATCCTTGGTATACTTTAGAATCGTGGAAAAAAGGAAACCGTGACACGATATCGGCCCGTAAATGGAACATTGTTTAGAGAAGGATTATGTATTTATTTGTTCGACAAAATGGATTATCAAAATGAAATTAAAGGAGACATGTTAGTACtttgaaaacaattttttaaaatataggtTCAAGACGACACGTGCCCGAGCGTAAAACGAGCTTCTATATTCATTTATGTGAATATTACGTACGTCTTGAATGAAAAAGAGGATTCATTCGACAAAAAAAAAGTACAAAAGATGATATCTAATTAAAAAAACGATTATtcattaaaatttgaatttattacGTACTAGTATAACTCTAATATTATGATGGGATTCATTTCAAAGAAAAAGTATTTGAATTTGTAGAAGTTATAACAATAGTGGCTATAGCGATACACGAAAATTATTGATAACAAGAGTTGTTATATGaggtatattattattaatattattattaaattatttcattaaatgcaattttatttttttaagagCCTCTTCAGACCTGCAAATGTCTTTCTTTATCATAGCATAACGAATGGCAGTTTTGTTTGGGACTAAAGGAACGTTGGTAATTTGACTTTTGCCTCGTTCACCGAAAATTGCAAGTATATGTTCCTTTCACCGTGATACTAGATCAAATGTTCTACACCTGTGAATAACTACAGTGATGTTCAATACCTTTTCGAAAACGTACACGCAATCTGGTACATACTTCTATACACAACAAAAATGAATATGTTTTGTCGTAAGAAATTGAAATTCTGCTAGGAATGACAGTCTACGCGATATTCCTGATAGATCGTCAACGTGTAgcgtttaattttatttattctgcatttctTCTATCGCGATCTGTCAAGATAATATCGCAGTGTTTTTATTTTCGAGAGTCTTACGAAGCGTAGCCTTGGTTCTGCCGCTGTTTGCTGAAAAATTATGAACGAAATTCGCGGTGAGCACTGCCGACGAGGAAGAACGACAAGAAGAACTCCTTCAAACGGCGTGGAGGCCCCTCGCCAGTAGATCATCGCATGTAACGACATTACAATGTGTACGAAGGATTTATCATTACACTCGCGCTTAGATCCAATACTGTCGCATCGCATTTGTTCAGAATGATCATTCAGGTTTCTCGAGAGCTTCCTTCGAAACGCGTACGGAGTCGACGTGCGGGAAAGACACGTCAGGACGAGAAGAGACAAAGCGTGGGAGGCCGTGTACCAATACTGAGGATAACGGAGTTAGTGTCCACGTTGTTAGAGTAATGTAACTGTGTGCGTGCGTGTGTACATGATGCTAGTTATGTACAAAGCGATCGACAAAGGATAAATCTAAATTTCTAAGTGCAAGTGTATCGATTGCGTGACGGATCGTAGACCACCGGAAGTGGGaagttgaatattgtgaataatCGTCCGAGGTATTTCCCACGTGACGCTAGAGTTTATTGCGGGTCCTCGTTTGCGACTGATTCAAATACTTTGCGAGGAAACAGGATCGCGTAGGGGGAGATACTGAACCGACACGGTTCGCGTAGAATACAAGGAACGAAAGAGTACAGAAACATTTGTGACGTTATTCGCAATTCCGTTCTTTTCTGTTTGTGCGTCGGAGATGATTCGAAGAAATCACGACGATCACAACAGCGACTCCCCGCCAGCGGGATGCTCTTTGTTCTCGCGCGTTGCGTACGCTTTCATATCAGTACGATCTCCTCGTGCTTGGTGATCGTCGATACTAATTCTAGCAATACATTAGACTATCTTACATTCTTTTATTTAATGTGCCGGGATCGTTTCCGGATGTTCGTTAATCAAAATTCAAGATTTGCAAAGAATCTTGGCTCTCAACCTTTAGCAATCTTTTCGCTGCGATGTCAATGTTTGCGCTTTAGCGTGTACAATGATTTAGTCATCCGTATGTTAATTGTTGTATGGACTTAATGTGATTTCGTACAAAAGAGAGACATTGACGTAAAGAAACAGGAGAACAAGGAACAACTGATACGATCGAGGCTGTAAACGTGTCTGTGGTTGTTTTTAGAAGCtttagaatgtagaaatgtgtcCTTGTTGGAAGTATTCTTTCGCCAGGGCATATGACTTGTACAGGAAAGCTTCTAATAACGCCACAAGTAATCATCGATCGTGTTTTTTGTTCTGATAAATCGGAGTGTCCTCGAGGGGTGGTGGAATGATCGTCCCGTAGAAATAAGTTGAATCAAATTTAAGTCTAGGCGCGATGAAGATGTTTTGGTTGGTAACATCGATTGTCAGTAGTTGATGAGGATTATCAGGAACGCGTGTATTGGCGTATATGATCCGAAATTCAATGTATTTGATACTCgaatagttattttgtattatgaTTTTAAATACGACGTAAACTATTGGCAGAAGCGCAACACATGGACCCGAGATAGTTAATGCAGATATTTAATGCGTTAAAGAGAGGAGGATCGATTTCCTCTGTCACGAATTATGGTATAACAATAATGGACGATCTTTCACGCGAAACAGAAattagattgaatatttaaatattgccgTGTAAGATCGGCCCACGTTTATCTTCCAGCTAATGTTTTTAGTGATATTCTTCGTGAATTTCTTTTcgattgagttttatgcttcgtgtccTGAGTATAGTTGCTGATACATTAATTTCATTCGATTCGTGACAGAAATGAAGGATTCCCCAGTTAAATGAGAATCCATGCTCACAATTATTTTGCCCTCATTATATCCACATTGTATCGTTAGACTGACCAATTGCAAGTGTCTTCGAATATTTCAAAGAATTCCTTTAATCAGAGTATTGCGCCGCATTAAAGTAACGAGCTCAATAGTGACACGAAttctaaaataaagaaaaaaaaaactatTGAAAAAAAGAACGAAGAGTGAGTttcgagaaagagaaagagagtgcGAGAGAAAGGTAACAAAAGCGATAGAAATGGGAATAAAAGTGAGAATGGAAGAGAGAAAGGGGAAGAGTGCATGTTCTTAGGTATTATGATTGTATAATACGTGGTTTGTAATTGTACATACGAAGAGAAATCATTGGCAGCAATTTAAACAGAATACAGATATCTATGTATAAAAAGTAATAAGTACTAATACACACCTCTATGTATGTGATAAGGTTTGTAATATTTAAGGGAGGCCGATAGATTGTATAACCTACTAGATCTCAGTGTAAGTTACTAGGTAAAGACGTAATAATTCTTAAGTAACACCAAAATCACTCTGCTGtatcaaaaaataattttttatataagtTCCCACGGGCGCACATCATCTCCAATGGCACATGAGTTTTAGTAGACTTATTACGACTAACGATAGCGAGACATTAAGCTGGTTGTAcataaataataatgaaatgaagaataaatggctaaaaataaagaattgcTTGATGTTGTTAAGTAAGAGAGAACGTTTACTGGGCCAAGTTTGTTCGCACGCTTACCCTTGATTTCCACTGCACCATTACTGTTCAAACAATACCTTACATTTTTTCCTCTGTTCGTATAATCCATATCATTGAAAAAGAAaatcaaataaaaaaagaagaattaacGTATCTTTGATACAACTTTTCTATGTAAATATATTTGATATATGTACACTACATTTTAAGCGTACATGTAACATATTTTTTACATCGTTTTTGCAATATTAATTAGAAACCTAGACTATTAGTATTTGATAAAGAATTCTTGATTCAAGTTTTAATTTGTCGTTCAATAATTACAAAACTTAAACTATATGTACATATGGACATCTATattttattcaattctcaatttactTAACAATATCAAATTGAATTACATTGTCTATATTATGATTAGTctttaaaaataagaaaaaaaaaaggaaatcgtTTATTACGTATTAAAATCAACGTTATGCAGGTAAatgtgaatacaaaaattactgCAGGTAATTAATATGTACGTATGGAAATACGTTTCATAGTTTGTAATTTTGCatgttatatatattatatatatatatataaataaagatataaatatatatatatatatataaataaataagagTGGGTGGAAGAGTCAAAGAGTGAAAAAGGGAGTAAGTGGAGTAGAATTAGAGTATTATATTATAGTCATTAGTAGAAGAGATACTAACTAAAAACATTACTGTCTCATGTTTGACGTTTTCTTTTATGTTGCGAATCTATTATGAAGAATAAGAAACGTCATTGTGTATACTATTAATATACAGATAAAACAATGCATATTATACGTTATTATAACATCTGCGGATATGCTAATTATTCTAAggtttaattattaataactaATTGAAAGTAACTATGCTGGTAGTTTTTCATTACGACCTCATcctgttttaaatatttaaatgaaacgaaataaaaatatatcgtaACTAATTATTCTCGtttcaaattatttatttagcCGCTGACCTTTCGCTATTACATTAGTGTACTAATTTCTTAAGAGAAGCTTTTAATTAATACATTATGGTTACAGAATATTGTTCAACTTTAATGTGTATTAATTGAAATATCACACTGCTCCTTGAAACGATAAAATTCTTTCAGCCTATGAGCTTGTGTGCGGATAAAACCACCAGCGTCTTCCGGTTCAAAGTTTCCTTGAACATCCATCGACACTAACGTTTCATTGTATAACGAAACTTCGCTGTCTCTGCCAAGTATAGATACTGCAAAATCGAGGAAATTAGCTTCTACTTAATTATTCAATGAATTGATACATACCATTTCCTTTATATAACTGCAATTGAACTGTTCCAGTCACATATTTTTGCGAGTACAATATGCTATTTCTTACAAAGTCACATTCGGGTGAAAACCACAGACCTGAAAAAAGTGAACTTTTAGACacattatttaatattatagaAGCGAAGAAACATTATTTTTTATCCATTTTTTACCGTTGTAAACATAATCTGACATCTTATTAGCTAAATATGACTTCACTCTTAAGACCTCGCGATCTAGCAAGAACACTTCTAAATCTTGATGAGCCTTATACAGAATCGTAGCTCCAGGTGATTCATAAATTCCTCTAGACTGAAATGTTAATATATTTTAGTATgatgtatttttaattaaatattattttaggtaCCTTTAAACCTATGTAACGATTCTCGACGATATCAAGGCGCCCTATGCCATGTAGACCACCAATTTGGTTCAAATACTGGATTATTTCCAAAGGAGTAGCAAACATTTCTttagtttttatattttttacagaCGATGGATACCCATGTTTAAAACTGACTTCAATTTCCTCAGGTTCCAGAGGAGAATCTAGTGGATCTTTTGTCATTTTGTACAATCCTTTTGGCGCCGGCATGAAAGCGTTTTCCAAGATTCCCGACTCATAACTGAAGACACGTAATTTTTATTTGATTTGCATTTTTTCTTTAATAAGCTATCCAGCTGTTCGTAACAGAAGAAAAGAACATAAAAAGTAGTTCAATCTTTACTTTTATCTAATAACTTCACTGATACCTAGTGTGCAATAAATTTGCATCAGTACTCCATGGCTTGTCTAACGTCGCCGAAACAGGAATCCCATTTCTTTCAGCGTACATTAATAAATCTAGTCTTCCGTGATATCTTGTATAAAACTctttttctctccagggcgccaGGATCTACAAGATGGAAAACATGGAATGGTATTGAAATAAATAGACTTGAGATGTACAGTACCTGAATCTCAGGAGAGAGGCTGTAACAACTCAATTCGAAGCGAATTTGATCGTTGCCTTTCCCGGTTGCACCGTGAGCGATTATAGACGCACCTTCAGTTTTCGAGATTCTCATCAGACCTTCGCTAATGCACGGTCGAGCGATTGATGTACCCAGAAGATATCTACCTTCGTAAATTAATCCGCATGCAATAACTGGCCAGGCGAACGAAGATACAAAGACATGCCTCAAGTCTTCTATTATGACCTTGCAGTTAATGAAATGAGCAGTAAATCATGGGAAATTTGTCAAGGAACAAGTGATTAAGATGCAGCTTACAGAAGGTATTTCTCTTTTGTTTTTTACCTTTGCAGCGCCAATTTTTAATGCTTTCTTCTTAATGGCATCAAAGTCTTCCTCTTGTCCAATGTTTGCCTTATGTCCAATAATCGATTATTACCTAAGAATcacttatgtttataattaaaattatgaATGACACTTACCACATAGGCAATAACTTGATATCCTTTCTCTTTCAACCATGATAATATACACGATGTGTCTAAACCACCACTATAAGCTAGTATAACTTTCTTGTCGTTTCTTGACATTCTGCAAAATTTTAATGTGATACAAATTTAAAAAGTAGCACGACAATGTCAAAGATGCAAAATGACAGCTACACTTGATTATATAGTGAAATTTGCCTTTTGACCCGCGATATAGGAATATGATAACCCTTGTGTTGTTATGTTGCAATAACAACATATGACTTAACTTTTACTTGCATGTTTGCTGACATTTTGTTTGTCACAAATTTTATATCGATTTTACATGGTATGAGATGTTCGAAAAAGAAGACAAAGTTGGAGCGAATTGTAGGCCTTTATAAGCAGAACATTTTGTTTAGACTACAATCGACATACatttgtataatatatatatatatgtctatatatattatatattaatcaATGTCGTAAACTTTGTAATAATCTCGTCATTAAATAATCGCAGTAATAACGCAcatcaataattattatgatcaattaaCAGACTAACTTCCATCGATCGAAAGCGATCTACAATTGCTTCTTATGTGCAGTACAAGTTTTAACACGTAAATACTTATCGATAGAATAAAGATTTGTTACTTATTAGTTAAACAACTATAAGTCTTTAGTAGTCGGACATTTTTCAGATTGATATAAATTCACCGCTTTGGATTAAATG encodes:
- the Ass gene encoding argininosuccinate synthase, with the translated sequence MSRNDKKVILAYSGGLDTSCILSWLKEKGYQVIAYVANIGQEEDFDAIKKKALKIGAAKVIIEDLRHVFVSSFAWPVIACGLIYEGRYLLGTSIARPCISEGLMRISKTEGASIIAHGATGKGNDQIRFELSCYSLSPEIQILAPWREKEFYTRYHGRLDLLMYAERNGIPVSATLDKPWSTDANLLHTSYESGILENAFMPAPKGLYKMTKDPLDSPLEPEEIEVSFKHGYPSSVKNIKTKEMFATPLEIIQYLNQIGGLHGIGRLDIVENRYIGLKSRGIYESPGATILYKAHQDLEVFLLDREVLRVKSYLANKMSDYVYNGLWFSPECDFVRNSILYSQKYVTGTVQLQLYKGNVSILGRDSEVSLYNETLVSMDVQGNFEPEDAGGFIRTQAHRLKEFYRFKEQCDISINTH